The DNA window GCCGAGGAGGACTGGACTTCAACGATGAAAAAGAGTTCTTCTTCCGTCTGTTCCTGATAAAGAAGATGGAGGTTTTCGTCTAAATGGAAAAGGGCTTCTTCCATTGGGGTCTTCATCTCGTTCAACGACCTTTCGGGTTTTTTGGTATTCCTATACCCGCAAAACAATAAAAAGAAGCATCCCCAAAAGAGCGTGAGAACCGAGAAAAGTGCATAAGAATGCAACGAAAAATACAGAAGCTTGCCAGCCTTCCTTTTTGTATTTATTTTTGCCGCGACAGTGCGTTTGAGACTCTAAAACTATCCCCTGTAAAATTCAGAATATGTGCGTGATGGATGACGCGATCGACGAGCGCTGCTGTTAGTCGGGGATCACTGAACACACGATTCCATTGGCTGAATTCCAAGTTTGATGTGATGATGAGGCTCGTTTGCTCATACCAGTCCGAAATGAGCTGAAAGAGGAGCTCCGCCCCTTCTTTGCTAAAAGGAACATAACCCATCTCATCCAAGATGACCAAGTCCACTTTTTTGAATCGATTCCGGAATTGTCCCCATCGTCCTTCTGCCCACGCTTTTTCCAATGCTTCTGCGAGATCTGAAACTCGATAGAACCGTACCTCAAAACCCTTTTGGCATGCTTCATGACCCAGCGCAGTGGCCAGATGCGTTTTGCCAAGTCCAGTGGATCCGGTGAAGATCAAGTTCTCTTTTCGTTCGATGAAGTGAAGCTTGACGAGTTCTTCTGAATCGAGCTGATGCGGAAAATGAATTTTTTCGCTCCACTCAAAAGACGGAAGCGTCTTTTCCTGCAAGAACTTTGCTTTCTTGATTAGCCGCGCTGCTT is part of the Planococcus kocurii genome and encodes:
- the istB gene encoding IS21-like element helper ATPase IstB; translation: MTAELKQMCKSLRLAHVADIYGSIAFENSAQFVEALLNKELQMREEAKAARLIKKAKFLQEKTLPSFEWSEKIHFPHQLDSEELVKLHFIERKENLIFTGSTGLGKTHLATALGHEACQKGFEVRFYRVSDLAEALEKAWAEGRWGQFRNRFKKVDLVILDEMGYVPFSKEGAELLFQLISDWYEQTSLIITSNLEFSQWNRVFSDPRLTAALVDRVIHHAHILNFTGDSFRVSNALSRQK